In Mycobacterium tuberculosis H37Rv, a single window of DNA contains:
- a CDS encoding transcriptional regulator, with amino-acid sequence MTSQTGVRDELLHAGVRLLDDHGPDALQTRKVAAAAGTSTMAVYTHFGGMRGLIAAIAEEGLRQFDVALTVPQTADPVADLLAIGTAYRRYAIERPHMYRLMFGSTSAHGINVPARDVLTLKVAEIEHQHPSFAHVVRAVHRCLLAGRFATALGADDDTAIVATAAQFWSQIHGFVMLELAGFYGDRGAAVEPVLAAMTVNLLVALGDSPERAQCSLRAEQTQKNTLGRAT; translated from the coding sequence ATGACCTCGCAGACCGGTGTTCGCGACGAGCTGCTGCACGCCGGCGTGCGACTGCTCGACGATCACGGGCCCGACGCGCTGCAGACCCGCAAGGTGGCCGCCGCAGCAGGCACCTCGACGATGGCGGTGTACACCCATTTCGGCGGGATGCGCGGACTGATCGCCGCCATAGCCGAAGAAGGGCTACGCCAGTTCGATGTCGCGCTGACGGTCCCGCAGACCGCCGATCCGGTCGCCGACCTGCTGGCCATCGGCACCGCCTACCGGCGCTACGCCATCGAGCGCCCGCACATGTACCGGCTAATGTTCGGCAGCACCAGCGCACACGGCATCAACGTGCCAGCGCGCGACGTGTTGACCCTCAAGGTTGCCGAGATCGAACACCAGCACCCCAGTTTCGCGCATGTGGTGCGAGCGGTGCACCGGTGCCTGCTGGCCGGCCGGTTCGCGACCGCGCTTGGAGCCGACGACGACACGGCAATAGTTGCCACCGCGGCGCAGTTTTGGTCACAGATCCACGGCTTCGTGATGCTCGAGCTGGCCGGCTTCTACGGCGATCGAGGCGCGGCCGTCGAACCGGTGCTCGCCGCGATGACGGTGAACCTGCTTGTCGCGCTGGGAGATTCACCCGAGCGGGCGCAGTGTTCGCTACGGGCCGAGCAGACGCAAAAGAACACGCTGGGCAGAGCTACTTGA
- the vapB6 gene encoding antitoxin VapB6 (part of toxin-antitoxin (TA) operon with Rv0656c . This region is a possible MT-complex-specific genomic island (See Becq et al., 2007 PMID:17545187).) — MSVTQIDLDDEALADVMRIAAVHTKKEAVNLAMRDYVERFRRIEALARSRE, encoded by the coding sequence GTGTCGGTGACCCAGATCGACCTCGACGACGAAGCGCTGGCCGATGTGATGCGCATCGCCGCCGTGCACACAAAGAAGGAAGCCGTGAACCTCGCGATGCGCGATTACGTCGAACGGTTTCGGCGCATCGAGGCCCTGGCCCGCTCGCGCGAGTAG
- the fabD2 gene encoding malonyl CoA-acyl carrier protein transacylase, whose protein sequence is MSGRSRLPGSSSRRDAARIVAERVVATVAGVAVAVDEVDAAEARLRDGPRAAALPASGTSEGRQLRRWLTQLIVTERVVAAEAAARGLTAAGAPAEADLLPDATARLEIGSVAAAVLADPLARALFAAVTARVAVTDDAVADYHARNPLRFAAPCPGQHGWRAPAAAAPPLDQVRRAITEHLLGAARRRAFRVWLDARRNALVVLAPGYEHPGDPRQPDNTRRH, encoded by the coding sequence ATGAGCGGGCGAAGCCGATTGCCCGGCTCCTCCTCACGCCGCGACGCGGCGCGCATCGTCGCCGAGCGGGTGGTCGCGACCGTCGCCGGTGTCGCGGTAGCGGTCGACGAGGTCGACGCGGCCGAAGCGCGGCTGCGCGACGGACCGCGCGCGGCCGCGCTGCCGGCGAGCGGCACCAGCGAGGGACGCCAACTGCGGCGCTGGCTCACCCAACTGATCGTGACCGAGCGGGTGGTAGCCGCCGAGGCCGCCGCACGTGGTCTGACCGCGGCGGGCGCCCCCGCCGAGGCGGACCTGCTGCCCGACGCGACGGCTCGGCTGGAGATCGGCAGCGTCGCCGCCGCGGTGCTGGCGGATCCTTTGGCGCGGGCGTTGTTCGCCGCCGTCACCGCGCGGGTCGCGGTCACCGACGACGCCGTGGCCGACTACCATGCCCGCAACCCGCTGCGGTTCGCCGCGCCATGTCCCGGCCAGCACGGCTGGCGTGCCCCGGCGGCGGCCGCCCCACCGCTGGATCAGGTGCGCCGCGCGATCACCGAGCATCTGTTGGGGGCCGCGCGCCGCCGCGCCTTCCGGGTGTGGCTGGACGCGCGCCGGAACGCCCTGGTGGTGCTGGCCCCCGGCTATGAGCACCCCGGCGACCCGCGCCAACCCGACAACACCCGCCGGCACTGA
- a CDS encoding sugar kinase, with product MLTLCLDIGGTKIAAGLADPAGTLVHTAQRPTPAYGGAEQVWAAVAEMIADALGVAGGAVGGVGIASAGPIDLHSGRVSPINIGSWGGFPLRDRVAAAVPGVPVRLGGDGVCMALGEHWLGAGRGARFLLGLVVSTGVGGGLVLDGAPCLGRTGNAGHVGHVVVDPDGSPCPCGGRGCVETIASGPSLARWARANGWSAPPGAGAKELAEAAGAGDPVALRAFRRGAAALAAMIASVGAVCDLDLAVIGGGVAKSGRLLFEPLRAALADHARLDFLAGLRVVPAELGGAAGLVGAARLAAIA from the coding sequence ATGCTCACCCTTTGCCTCGACATCGGCGGCACCAAGATCGCCGCGGGCCTGGCCGACCCGGCCGGCACGTTGGTGCACACCGCCCAACGTCCCACCCCGGCGTATGGCGGAGCCGAACAGGTCTGGGCCGCGGTCGCCGAGATGATCGCCGACGCGCTCGGCGTGGCGGGGGGCGCGGTCGGTGGTGTGGGGATCGCCTCGGCCGGTCCTATCGACCTACACAGCGGCCGCGTCAGCCCGATCAACATCGGATCCTGGGGCGGCTTTCCGCTGCGGGATCGGGTCGCCGCCGCGGTCCCGGGGGTTCCGGTGCGGCTGGGGGGTGACGGGGTGTGCATGGCGCTCGGCGAGCACTGGCTGGGAGCCGGACGGGGTGCGCGCTTTCTGTTGGGTTTGGTGGTGTCCACCGGGGTGGGCGGCGGGTTGGTGCTCGACGGCGCCCCCTGTCTCGGCCGCACCGGCAACGCCGGTCACGTCGGCCACGTGGTGGTGGATCCGGATGGCTCGCCGTGCCCGTGCGGGGGGCGTGGCTGTGTGGAGACCATCGCGTCCGGCCCGTCGCTGGCGCGCTGGGCGCGGGCCAACGGCTGGTCCGCGCCGCCCGGGGCCGGCGCCAAAGAGCTGGCCGAGGCGGCTGGGGCCGGAGACCCGGTGGCGCTGCGGGCCTTCCGCCGCGGCGCCGCGGCGCTGGCCGCGATGATCGCCTCGGTGGGCGCCGTGTGCGACTTGGATCTCGCCGTCATCGGCGGCGGCGTGGCCAAGTCGGGTCGCCTGCTGTTCGAGCCGTTACGTGCGGCGCTAGCCGACCACGCCCGGCTGGACTTTCTGGCCGGCCTGCGGGTGGTGCCTGCCGAGCTGGGCGGCGCCGCCGGCCTGGTGGGTGCGGCCAGGCTCGCGGCCATCGCATAA
- the mazF2 gene encoding toxin MazF2 (part of toxin-antitoxin (TA) operon with Rv0660c. This region is a possible MT-complex-specific genomic island (See Becq et al., 2007 PMID:17545187).): MRRGELWFAATPGGDRPVLVLTRDPVADRIGAVVVVALTRTRRGLVSELELTAVENRVPSDCVVNFDNIHTLPRTAFRRRITRLSPARLHEACQTLRASTGC, from the coding sequence ATGCGGCGCGGTGAATTGTGGTTTGCCGCCACACCTGGTGGTGACAGACCAGTACTTGTCCTTACCAGAGATCCGGTGGCAGACCGCATCGGCGCGGTCGTTGTGGTGGCCCTAACCCGCACCCGCCGAGGCCTGGTGTCGGAATTGGAGCTCACGGCCGTCGAAAACCGTGTTCCGAGCGACTGCGTCGTCAACTTCGACAACATTCATACGTTGCCACGCACCGCATTCCGACGCCGCATCACCCGGCTGTCCCCGGCCCGCCTGCACGAAGCCTGTCAAACACTCCGGGCGAGCACGGGGTGTTGA
- the rplL gene encoding 50S ribosomal protein L7/L12 (alternate gene name: L7|L12): MAKLSTDELLDAFKEMTLLELSDFVKKFEETFEVTAAAPVAVAAAGAAPAGAAVEAAEEQSEFDVILEAAGDKKIGVIKVVREIVSGLGLKEAKDLVDGAPKPLLEKVAKEAADEAKAKLEAAGATVTVK, translated from the coding sequence ATGGCAAAGCTCTCCACCGACGAACTGCTGGACGCGTTCAAGGAAATGACCCTGTTGGAGCTCTCCGACTTCGTCAAGAAGTTCGAGGAGACCTTCGAGGTCACCGCCGCCGCTCCAGTCGCCGTCGCCGCCGCCGGTGCCGCCCCGGCCGGTGCCGCCGTCGAGGCTGCCGAGGAGCAGTCCGAGTTCGACGTGATCCTTGAGGCCGCCGGCGACAAGAAGATCGGCGTCATCAAGGTGGTCCGGGAGATCGTTTCCGGCCTGGGCCTCAAGGAGGCCAAGGACCTGGTCGACGGCGCGCCCAAGCCGCTGCTGGAGAAGGTCGCCAAGGAGGCCGCCGACGAGGCCAAGGCCAAGCTGGAGGCCGCCGGCGCCACCGTCACCGTCAAGTAG
- the mazE2 gene encoding antitoxin MazE2 (part of toxin-antitoxin (TA) operon with Rv0659c. This region is a possible MT-complex-specific genomic island (See Becq et al., 2007 PMID:17545187).), translating to MLSFRADDHDVDLADAWARRLHIGRSELLRDALRRHLAALAADQDVQAYTERPLTDDENALAEIADWGPAEDWADWADAAR from the coding sequence ATGCTCAGCTTCCGCGCCGACGACCACGACGTCGACCTGGCCGACGCGTGGGCGCGTCGCCTACACATCGGCCGCTCCGAGCTGCTGCGCGATGCGCTGCGACGTCACTTGGCCGCGCTGGCCGCGGACCAGGATGTCCAGGCCTACACCGAGCGACCGTTGACGGACGACGAGAACGCACTGGCTGAGATCGCCGACTGGGGGCCGGCGGAGGACTGGGCCGACTGGGCCGATGCGGCGCGGTGA
- the vapC6 gene encoding ribonuclease VapC6 (toxin, part of toxin-antitoxin (TA) operon with Rv0657c,contains PIN domain . This region is a possible MT-complex-specific genomic island (See Becq et al., 2007 PMID:17545187).), translating to MAAATTTGTHRGLELRAAQRAVGSCEPQRAEFCRSARNADEFDQMSRMFGDVYPDVPVPKSVWRWIDSAQHRLARAGAVGALSVVDLLICDTAAARGLVVLHDDADYELAERHLPDIRVRRVVSADD from the coding sequence TTGGCGGCTGCAACGACAACCGGAACCCACCGAGGCCTGGAACTCCGCGCTGCTCAGCGGGCCGTCGGGTCGTGCGAACCGCAACGAGCCGAGTTCTGCCGATCAGCGCGGAATGCGGACGAGTTCGACCAGATGAGCCGGATGTTTGGTGACGTCTACCCCGATGTGCCAGTGCCGAAATCCGTGTGGCGGTGGATCGATTCGGCACAGCACCGCCTCGCCCGGGCGGGAGCGGTGGGTGCCCTGTCGGTTGTCGATCTGCTGATCTGCGACACTGCGGCGGCCAGGGGCCTAGTAGTCCTCCACGACGATGCCGACTACGAACTCGCAGAGCGTCACCTTCCCGACATCAGAGTGCGGAGGGTCGTCAGCGCCGACGACTAG
- a CDS encoding integral membrane protein (This region is a possible MT-complex-specific genomic island (See Becq et al., 2007 PMID:17545187).), with translation MEAGRADTVAPSHRWGLGAFLVVELVFLVASTSLAVVLTGHGPVSAGVLALALAAPTVVAAGLAILITRLRGNGLRTDLRLRWSWRGLRLGLMFGFGGMLVTIPASLVYTAIVGPEANSAVVRIFGGVRASWPWALVVFLVVVFVAPLCEEIIYRGLLWGAVDRRWGRWAALVVTTVVFALAHLEFARAPLLVVVAIPIALARFYSGGLLASIVTHQVTNLLPGIVLLLGLTGAISLP, from the coding sequence GTGGAAGCGGGCCGTGCCGATACCGTAGCCCCCAGTCACCGCTGGGGACTTGGGGCCTTCTTGGTCGTCGAGCTGGTATTCCTGGTCGCCTCGACTTCGTTAGCGGTTGTCCTTACCGGTCACGGCCCGGTGTCTGCCGGGGTGCTGGCCCTTGCGCTAGCCGCCCCCACGGTGGTCGCCGCCGGGCTGGCCATCCTCATCACCAGGCTCCGCGGCAACGGCCTCCGCACCGACTTGCGGCTGCGCTGGTCGTGGCGCGGACTGCGGCTCGGGTTGATGTTCGGTTTCGGCGGAATGCTGGTCACGATTCCGGCGTCGCTGGTCTACACCGCTATCGTTGGGCCAGAAGCGAATTCCGCTGTAGTAAGGATTTTCGGTGGCGTTCGGGCGTCCTGGCCGTGGGCGCTGGTCGTCTTTCTGGTCGTGGTGTTCGTCGCGCCACTGTGCGAAGAGATCATCTACCGCGGGCTGCTCTGGGGTGCTGTGGATCGGCGCTGGGGTCGGTGGGCGGCGCTGGTGGTTACCACCGTGGTCTTCGCATTGGCCCATCTCGAGTTCGCCCGAGCTCCACTGCTGGTGGTGGTGGCCATCCCGATCGCGCTGGCACGGTTCTATTCCGGCGGTCTACTGGCCAGCATCGTCACGCACCAAGTGACCAACCTATTGCCCGGGATCGTATTGCTGCTTGGTCTGACTGGCGCCATATCGTTGCCCTGA
- the mkl gene encoding ABC transporter ATP-binding protein — translation MRYSDSYHTTGRWQPRASTEGFPMGVSIEVNGLTKSFGSSRIWEDVTLTIPAGEVSVLLGPSGTGKSVFLKSLIGLLRPERGSIIIDGTDIIECSAKELYEIRTLFGVLFQDGALFGSMNLYDNTAFPLREHTKKKESEIRDIVMEKLALVGLGGDEKKFPGEISGGMRKRAGLARALVLDPQIILCDEPDSGLDPVRTAYLSQLIMDINAQIDATILIVTHNINIARTVPDNMGMLFRKHLVMFGPREVLLTSDEPVVRQFLNGRRIGPIGMSEEKDEATMAEEQALLDAGHHAGGVEEIEGVPPQISATPGMPERKAVARRQARVREMLHTLPKKAQAAILDDLEGTHKYAVHEIGQ, via the coding sequence GTGCGATACAGTGACTCATACCACACAACGGGCCGGTGGCAGCCACGAGCGTCGACAGAAGGGTTTCCCATGGGCGTCAGCATCGAGGTCAACGGACTAACGAAGTCCTTCGGGTCCTCGAGGATCTGGGAAGATGTCACGCTAACGATCCCCGCCGGGGAGGTCAGCGTGCTGCTGGGCCCATCGGGTACCGGCAAATCGGTGTTTCTGAAATCTCTGATCGGCCTCCTGCGGCCGGAGCGCGGCTCGATCATCATCGACGGCACCGACATCATCGAATGCTCGGCCAAGGAGCTTTACGAGATCCGCACATTGTTCGGCGTGCTGTTTCAGGACGGTGCCCTGTTCGGGTCGATGAACCTCTACGACAACACCGCGTTCCCCCTGCGTGAGCACACCAAGAAAAAGGAAAGCGAGATCCGTGACATCGTCATGGAGAAGCTGGCCCTAGTCGGCCTGGGTGGGGACGAGAAGAAGTTCCCCGGCGAGATCTCCGGCGGGATGCGTAAGCGTGCCGGCCTAGCGCGTGCCCTGGTCCTTGACCCGCAGATCATTCTCTGCGACGAGCCCGACTCGGGTCTGGACCCGGTTCGTACCGCCTACCTGAGCCAGCTGATCATGGACATCAACGCCCAGATCGACGCCACCATCCTGATCGTGACGCACAACATCAACATCGCCCGCACCGTGCCGGACAACATGGGCATGTTGTTCCGCAAGCATTTGGTGATGTTCGGGCCGCGGGAGGTGCTACTCACCAGCGACGAGCCGGTGGTGCGGCAGTTCCTCAACGGCCGGCGCATCGGCCCGATCGGCATGTCCGAGGAGAAGGACGAGGCCACCATGGCCGAAGAGCAGGCCCTGCTCGATGCCGGCCACCACGCGGGCGGTGTCGAGGAAATCGAGGGCGTGCCGCCGCAGATCAGCGCGACACCGGGCATGCCGGAGCGCAAAGCGGTCGCCCGGCGTCAGGCTCGGGTTCGCGAGATGTTGCACACGCTGCCCAAAAAGGCCCAGGCGGCGATCCTCGACGATCTCGAGGGCACGCACAAGTACGCGGTGCACGAAATCGGCCAGTAA
- the rplJ gene encoding 50S ribosomal protein L10 produces the protein MARADKATAVADIAAQFKESTATLITEYRGLTVANLAELRRSLTGSATYAVAKNTLIKRAASEAGIEGLDELFVGPTAIAFVTGEPVDAAKAIKTFAKEHKALVIKGGYMDGHPLTVAEVERIADLESREVLLAKLAGAMKGNLAKAAGLFNAPASQLARLAAALQEKKACPGPDSAE, from the coding sequence ATGGCCAGGGCTGACAAGGCCACCGCCGTCGCAGACATCGCAGCGCAGTTCAAGGAGTCGACCGCGACGTTGATCACCGAATACCGCGGCTTGACGGTGGCCAACCTGGCCGAGCTACGCAGGTCTCTGACGGGGTCGGCGACCTACGCGGTGGCCAAAAACACACTCATCAAGCGGGCGGCCTCCGAGGCCGGCATCGAGGGCCTCGACGAACTGTTTGTGGGCCCCACCGCGATCGCGTTCGTCACCGGTGAGCCGGTCGACGCCGCCAAGGCCATCAAGACCTTCGCCAAGGAGCACAAGGCGCTGGTCATCAAGGGCGGCTACATGGACGGCCACCCATTGACCGTGGCCGAAGTCGAGCGCATCGCCGACCTGGAGTCCCGCGAGGTGTTACTGGCCAAGCTGGCCGGTGCGATGAAGGGCAACCTGGCCAAGGCGGCCGGGTTGTTCAACGCGCCGGCCTCGCAGCTGGCCCGGCTCGCGGCCGCCCTGCAGGAAAAGAAGGCCTGCCCAGGCCCAGACTCAGCCGAGTAG
- a CDS encoding carotenoid cleavage oxygenase, with protein MTTAQAAESQNPYLEGFLAPVSTEVTATDLPVTGRIPEHLDGRYLRNGPNPVAEVDPATYHWFTGDAMVHGVALRDGKARWYRNRWVRTPAVCAALGEPISARPHPRTGIIEGGPNTNVLTHAGRTLALVEAGVVNYELTDELDTVGPCDFDGTLHGGYTAHPQRDPHTGELHAVSYSFARGHRVQYSVIGTDGHARRTVDIEVAGSPMMHSFSLTDNYVVIYDLPVTFDPMQVVPASVPRWLQRPARLVIQSVLGRVRIPDPIAALGNRMQGHSDRLPYAWNPSYPARVGVMPREGGNEDVRWFDIEPCYVYHPLNAYSECRNGAEVLVLDVVRYSRMFDRDRRGPGGDSRPSLDRWTINLATGAVTAECRDDRAQEFPRINETLVGGPHRFAYTVGIEGGFLVGAGAALSTPLYKQDCVTGSSTVASLDPDLLIGEMVFVPNPSARAEDDGILMGYGWHRGRDEGQLLLLDAQTLESIATVHLPQRVPMGFHGNWAPTT; from the coding sequence ATGACCACCGCACAAGCCGCCGAATCCCAAAACCCATATCTCGAGGGCTTCCTGGCGCCGGTGAGCACCGAGGTAACTGCCACCGACCTGCCGGTCACCGGCCGCATTCCGGAACACCTCGACGGGCGTTATCTGCGTAACGGCCCCAACCCGGTCGCGGAGGTCGACCCGGCCACCTACCACTGGTTCACCGGCGACGCCATGGTGCACGGAGTCGCGCTGCGCGACGGGAAGGCCCGCTGGTATCGCAATCGCTGGGTCCGCACACCCGCGGTGTGCGCCGCCCTGGGCGAGCCCATTTCGGCCCGGCCTCACCCGCGCACCGGGATTATCGAGGGCGGTCCCAACACCAACGTGCTGACCCACGCCGGACGCACCCTGGCCTTGGTTGAGGCCGGCGTGGTCAACTACGAACTCACCGATGAGCTGGACACCGTGGGACCCTGTGACTTCGACGGCACCCTGCACGGCGGTTACACCGCCCATCCGCAGCGTGATCCGCACACGGGTGAACTGCACGCGGTGTCCTACTCGTTCGCCCGCGGACACAGAGTGCAGTACTCGGTGATCGGCACCGACGGACACGCTCGTCGGACGGTTGATATCGAGGTGGCGGGATCGCCGATGATGCACAGCTTCTCCCTGACCGACAACTACGTGGTGATCTACGACCTGCCGGTGACCTTCGACCCAATGCAGGTGGTGCCGGCGTCCGTGCCACGCTGGCTGCAACGGCCCGCCAGGTTGGTGATCCAGTCGGTCCTGGGCCGTGTCCGCATCCCCGACCCGATAGCGGCGTTGGGCAACCGGATGCAGGGTCACTCCGATCGCCTCCCGTACGCCTGGAACCCCAGCTACCCGGCGCGCGTCGGTGTCATGCCGCGCGAGGGTGGCAACGAGGACGTGCGGTGGTTCGACATCGAACCCTGCTACGTATACCACCCACTTAACGCCTACTCGGAGTGCCGGAACGGCGCTGAGGTGCTGGTGTTGGACGTGGTGCGCTACTCACGGATGTTTGATCGCGACCGGCGGGGTCCCGGCGGTGACAGCCGGCCCTCGCTGGATCGCTGGACCATCAACCTGGCGACCGGTGCGGTGACCGCCGAATGCCGCGACGATCGGGCGCAGGAGTTTCCCCGCATCAACGAGACTCTGGTGGGTGGGCCGCATCGCTTCGCCTACACCGTCGGCATCGAGGGTGGGTTTCTCGTCGGCGCCGGCGCTGCGTTGTCGACTCCGCTGTATAAACAGGACTGCGTGACCGGGTCCAGCACGGTCGCCTCGCTCGATCCCGACCTGCTGATCGGCGAGATGGTGTTCGTGCCGAACCCGTCGGCGCGTGCAGAAGATGACGGGATTCTCATGGGCTACGGCTGGCACCGCGGCCGCGACGAAGGCCAGCTGCTCTTGCTGGATGCCCAGACTCTCGAGTCGATCGCCACCGTGCACCTGCCACAGCGTGTGCCGATGGGCTTCCACGGCAACTGGGCGCCGACCACCTGA